One Raphanus sativus cultivar WK10039 unplaced genomic scaffold, ASM80110v3 Scaffold2650, whole genome shotgun sequence DNA segment encodes these proteins:
- the LOC130505870 gene encoding uncharacterized protein LOC130505870, which yields MSAAARAYTVEGFNKKFLDIQRASPGCAGYLVDIGFTHWTRAHFQGERFNIMDSNIAESWNSVLKEAREYPLISMCEYIRTTIMSWFALRRAKAMEHKGALTPMVQRQVEVNFEASTALAVCGISETEFQVKAQTGECFLVNLLAGTCSCNAYEQLRIPCRHAVAAAGRANIPTESLVAAAYFADTWHSAYEAKIYPIPSVGGKEVGGEYHGDLLPPAVKRPPGRPRKVRILSRGEDKVLISIFKPHYTFSHNHIV from the exons ATGTCGGCTGCAGCAAGAGCGTATACTGTGGAAGGATTCAATAAGAAGTTTCTTGATATTCAACGTGCCAGCCCAGGGTGTGCAGGGTACTTGGTTGACATAG GTTTCACTCATTGGACACGCGCTCATTTTCAAGGAGAAAGGTTCAATATAATGGACTCAAATATTGCAGAATCATGGAATTCAGTGTTGAAAGAAGCCAGAGAGTACCCCCTCATCTCCATGTGTGAGTACATACGTACTACTATCATGAGTTGGTTTGCACTTCGCCGTGCAAAAGCTATGGAGCATAAGGGGGCACTAACGCCGATGGTGCAACGCCAAGTGGAAGTCAACTTTGAGGCATCGACAGCGTTGGCTGTATGTGGTATTAGCGAAACCGAGTTTCAAGTGAAGGCACAAACTGGAGAGTGTTTCTTGGTCAACCTCTTAGCTGGAACATGTTCATGCAATGCATATGAGCAGTTACGAATTCCATGTCGCCATGCAGTGGCGGCAGCTGGAAGAGCCAACATCCCAACCGAGTCATTGGTTGCAGCTGCGTACTTTGCGGACACGTGGCATAGCGCGTATGAGGCAAAGATTTACCCAATACCATCTGTGGGGGGAAAAGAAGTAGGAGGAGAGTATCACGGCGATCTCCTACCGCCTGCGGTGAAGAGACCACCGGGGAGGCCACGAAAGGTGCGCATTCTGTCGCGAGGTGAAGACAAGGTATTGATTTCCATATTTAAACCTCACTATACTTTTTCACATAACCATATAGTATAG